Proteins co-encoded in one Cytobacillus sp. NJ13 genomic window:
- the hemH gene encoding ferrochelatase, with product MGKKTMGLLVMAYGTPYKEEDIERYYTHIRRGRKPSEEMLEDLRSRYEAIGGISPLAKITKDQAEKLEQHLNEIQDDYEFKMYLGLKHIEPFVEDAVKQMHEDGIEEAVSIVLAPHFSTFSVKSYNGRAKEEAEKLGGPVIKSVESWYKEPKFIKYWADRVKETFDKMPAEEKDSAVLIVSAHSLPEKILKSGDPYPHQLQETADLIAEQAGIKNYAVGWQSAGNTPEPWLGPDVQDLTRDLYENKGFKAFVYTPVGFVSDHLEVLYDNDYECKVVTDELGASYYRPEMPNSQPEFIDAMSDAIFKLLNR from the coding sequence ATGGGTAAAAAAACAATGGGTTTACTTGTAATGGCTTATGGAACTCCCTATAAGGAAGAAGACATTGAGCGTTACTATACACATATCCGCAGGGGAAGAAAGCCTTCTGAGGAAATGCTTGAAGATTTAAGAAGCAGATATGAAGCGATTGGCGGAATATCACCGCTTGCCAAAATTACTAAAGATCAGGCTGAAAAACTTGAACAGCATTTAAATGAAATTCAGGACGATTATGAATTCAAAATGTATTTAGGGTTAAAGCATATTGAACCTTTCGTAGAAGATGCGGTTAAACAAATGCATGAGGATGGGATTGAAGAGGCTGTCAGCATTGTTCTTGCACCTCATTTCTCAACCTTTAGCGTAAAATCATATAACGGCAGAGCCAAAGAAGAGGCTGAAAAGCTTGGCGGTCCTGTAATAAAATCAGTTGAAAGCTGGTATAAAGAGCCTAAGTTTATCAAATATTGGGCCGATCGTGTAAAGGAAACATTCGATAAAATGCCTGCCGAGGAAAAAGATTCTGCAGTGTTAATTGTTTCTGCACATAGTTTGCCGGAAAAAATTCTGAAATCAGGGGATCCATATCCGCATCAGCTGCAGGAAACAGCTGACCTCATTGCCGAGCAGGCTGGTATCAAAAACTATGCCGTTGGCTGGCAAAGTGCAGGAAACACACCTGAGCCTTGGCTTGGTCCTGATGTACAGGATTTGACAAGAGACCTTTATGAAAACAAGGGCTTCAAGGCATTTGTGTATACTCCTGTCGGTTTTGTGTCAGATCATCTTGAAGTGCTGTACGACAATGACTATGAATGCAAAGTTGTCACTGATGAGCTTGGTGCAAGCTATTATCGTCCCGAAATGCCAAATTCGCAGCCAGAGTTTATTGATGCGATGTCTGATGCCATTTTTAAATTGCTGAATAGATAA
- the hemE gene encoding uroporphyrinogen decarboxylase: protein MTNSFNDTFLKAARGEQTDYVPVWYMRQAGRSQPEYRAIKEKYSLFEITHQPELCAYVTRLPVEQYNNDAAILYKDIMSPLPAIGVDVEIKSGIGPVISNPIRSIADVEKLGEINPEDDVPYVLDTIKLLTQEQLTVPLIGFAGAPFTLASYMIEGGPSKNYNKTKAFMYAEPKAWFALMEKLGEMTITYVKSQVKAGAKAIQIFDSWVGALNVEDYRYFIKPVMNRIFSALKEENVPLIMFGVGASHLALEWHDLPLDVVGLDWRLPIQEARAKGITKTVQGNLDPAILLAPWEAIEEKAKAILDQGMAQPGYIFNLGHGVFPEVNPDTLRKLTTFIHEYSASKLSK from the coding sequence ATGACAAACTCATTTAATGATACATTTCTGAAGGCAGCAAGGGGGGAACAGACAGATTATGTTCCTGTTTGGTATATGCGCCAGGCTGGCCGCTCGCAGCCGGAATATAGAGCGATAAAAGAAAAATACTCCCTATTCGAAATTACGCACCAGCCTGAGCTTTGTGCTTATGTTACAAGGCTGCCGGTAGAGCAATATAACAACGATGCTGCCATTCTTTATAAAGATATTATGTCACCGCTTCCTGCCATTGGGGTTGATGTGGAAATTAAATCAGGAATCGGCCCTGTTATTTCAAATCCAATCCGTTCCATAGCGGATGTAGAGAAGCTTGGGGAAATAAATCCGGAAGATGACGTTCCATATGTACTGGATACTATTAAGCTTCTTACTCAAGAGCAGTTGACTGTGCCTCTAATCGGTTTTGCAGGGGCTCCATTTACTCTTGCCAGTTATATGATTGAAGGCGGACCATCAAAGAATTACAACAAAACGAAAGCATTCATGTATGCAGAACCTAAAGCCTGGTTTGCATTAATGGAAAAGCTTGGGGAAATGACTATTACATATGTGAAATCCCAGGTCAAAGCAGGTGCAAAAGCCATCCAGATTTTCGATTCATGGGTTGGCGCCTTAAATGTGGAGGATTACCGCTATTTTATTAAGCCTGTAATGAATCGTATTTTCTCTGCCTTAAAAGAAGAGAATGTCCCGCTGATCATGTTCGGTGTAGGCGCAAGCCACCTGGCATTGGAGTGGCATGATCTGCCGCTTGATGTAGTTGGGCTGGACTGGAGACTTCCGATTCAGGAAGCAAGGGCAAAAGGCATCACCAAAACAGTTCAGGGTAATCTTGATCCGGCTATTCTCCTTGCACCATGGGAGGCTATAGAGGAAAAAGCTAAAGCAATTCTCGATCAGGGAATGGCTCAGCCGGGTTATATATTCAATCTTGGGCATGGTGTTTTCCCTGAAGTTAATCCGGACACATTAAGAAAATTAACAACTTTTATTCATGAATACTCTGCTTCAAAACTAAGCAAGTAG
- a CDS encoding antibiotic biosynthesis monooxygenase translates to MKIYMARGTYDFLKKIEEKHSDETMVAMQNTESALLIHETAGASIFKEPRSYEVIDSSGTFKDAGFAVLNNIPVTEEGRPLFEHRFKNRAGLIENEPGFAAIRVLRPLESNTYIILTLWRDEKSFKNWQNSKAYEKAHEKRGTESGIDKTPNIFSSPSYVTQYSIPEEE, encoded by the coding sequence ATGAAGATATATATGGCCAGAGGAACTTACGATTTTTTGAAAAAAATTGAGGAAAAGCACTCCGATGAAACCATGGTTGCAATGCAAAATACGGAGAGTGCCTTATTAATCCATGAAACTGCTGGCGCCTCCATCTTTAAAGAACCTCGTTCCTATGAAGTAATAGATTCTTCCGGGACATTCAAGGATGCAGGATTTGCAGTTCTGAATAATATACCTGTTACAGAGGAAGGCAGGCCGCTTTTTGAGCACCGATTTAAAAACAGGGCGGGACTTATCGAAAATGAACCGGGATTTGCGGCTATCCGGGTTCTGCGGCCTCTTGAATCAAACACATATATCATTCTAACGCTATGGCGGGATGAAAAATCCTTTAAGAACTGGCAGAATTCCAAAGCATATGAAAAAGCACACGAAAAACGCGGGACGGAAAGCGGCATCGATAAGACACCTAATATATTCTCCAGCCCTTCATATGTGACCCAATATTCTATCCCTGAAGAAGAGTAA
- a CDS encoding response regulator transcription factor produces the protein MIRVAVVDDHEMVRKGIISYLATEAGIEVIGEAESGNEAVKLVLKERPEIVLMDLLMENGNGIEATREILKSYPGCKIIIITSYYDDEQVFPAIEAGAFSYMLKTANASEVVNAIKKAAKGEPVIESKVAGKMVSRFREKEKKPHDDLTEREFDVLLCIGEGMTNQEISEELFIGIKTVKTHVSNILSKLGVTDRTQAAVYANRNGIIKKQA, from the coding sequence ATGATCAGGGTTGCTGTAGTGGATGATCATGAAATGGTAAGAAAAGGCATTATTTCTTATTTGGCAACGGAAGCTGGCATAGAGGTGATTGGGGAAGCAGAAAGCGGAAATGAAGCTGTAAAGCTTGTACTCAAAGAACGGCCGGAAATCGTTCTGATGGATCTGCTGATGGAAAATGGGAACGGAATTGAAGCGACAAGGGAGATTTTAAAAAGCTATCCTGGATGCAAAATTATAATCATAACCAGCTATTACGATGATGAACAAGTTTTTCCGGCAATTGAAGCGGGTGCGTTCAGCTATATGCTTAAAACAGCAAATGCTTCCGAGGTTGTGAATGCAATTAAGAAAGCTGCAAAAGGAGAGCCCGTTATTGAATCAAAGGTTGCAGGGAAAATGGTAAGCCGTTTCAGAGAAAAAGAGAAAAAGCCTCATGACGATTTAACTGAAAGGGAGTTTGATGTCCTGCTCTGCATTGGGGAAGGGATGACAAACCAGGAAATAAGTGAAGAATTGTTCATTGGCATCAAAACAGTCAAAACACATGTAAGCAATATCCTTAGTAAACTGGGCGTTACTGACCGTACACAGGCAGCGGTTTATGCCAATCGAAATGGCATAATTAAAAAGCAGGCATAG
- a CDS encoding sensor histidine kinase has product MMKKTGIRYWFVQSFIMMAIISSLIFFVGLQVYLFYNPESPMTIKSTFWLFLYALTILLLTGAYFGLKGSYLIKGRLGDILLFVSTLRSGKYADRMESYEKDEIGLISDELNQLAENIQEQVFSMQRLADEKSILAQTAHSAAVMEERQRLARDLHDVVSQQLFALSMMSSAALRVFDFDSDKAREQLNEVSEIAAKAQGEMRALLLHLRPVQLSDDRLCDGIIKLIQELKAKTNIDFHASIDEIENLSKAAEEHLFRIVQEALSNVLRHADAGNIKITLTEEEDYIYLFIADNGKGFNPHKERITSYGLKTMRERCEEVGGIFKIRSKKNEGTYIDIKIPAKGERLK; this is encoded by the coding sequence ATGATGAAAAAAACCGGGATCAGGTATTGGTTTGTACAGAGTTTTATTATGATGGCCATTATAAGTTCATTAATCTTTTTTGTCGGATTACAGGTGTATCTATTTTATAATCCTGAATCGCCAATGACGATAAAGAGCACCTTCTGGCTTTTTTTGTATGCTTTAACCATTTTACTTCTTACGGGAGCCTACTTTGGGCTCAAGGGAAGCTACTTAATTAAAGGCAGGCTCGGTGATATTTTATTATTTGTTTCAACATTGAGGAGCGGTAAGTATGCTGATCGGATGGAATCTTATGAAAAAGATGAGATAGGGTTAATTTCAGATGAACTGAATCAGCTGGCGGAAAATATCCAGGAGCAGGTTTTTTCCATGCAGCGGCTTGCTGATGAAAAGTCTATCCTGGCACAAACAGCCCATTCAGCTGCTGTGATGGAAGAAAGACAGCGTCTGGCAAGAGATCTGCATGATGTAGTGAGCCAGCAGCTTTTCGCTTTGAGTATGATGTCTTCAGCTGCCCTAAGAGTTTTTGATTTTGATAGTGATAAAGCAAGGGAGCAGTTAAATGAAGTCTCGGAAATCGCTGCGAAAGCGCAGGGGGAAATGAGGGCGCTTCTTCTCCATTTGAGGCCTGTGCAGCTGAGTGATGACAGGCTATGCGATGGAATTATTAAGCTGATACAGGAGTTAAAGGCCAAGACAAACATCGATTTTCACGCAAGCATTGATGAGATCGAGAATCTTTCGAAAGCAGCGGAAGAGCATTTGTTTCGGATTGTCCAGGAAGCCCTATCAAATGTGCTCCGCCATGCTGATGCAGGGAATATAAAAATAACCTTAACGGAAGAAGAAGATTACATTTATCTTTTTATTGCTGATAATGGAAAAGGTTTTAATCCTCATAAAGAGAGGATAACCTCCTATGGGCTTAAGACAATGAGGGAACGCTGCGAAGAAGTTGGAGGAATATTCAAAATTCGTTCTAAGAAGAACGAAGGAACCTATATAGATATTAAAATTCCGGCAAAAGGGGAGAGGCTGAAATGA
- the liaF gene encoding cell wall-active antibiotics response protein LiaF, whose protein sequence is MGTPMRYKSVNQIIFAVTLSAVGILLLLMNIGVISLEIKEVFVVIYPFILLAAGCHYLLSYLLKKSRSGMFPGLFLIVFSFLLILDRFEVIEFRFMEIWKLWPLFLIFIGINILLKRDRLKIHFDQDFPADIYGKNKGAAEKKIINISKYESPQPLKNIRGFSIGDVDFKQPNWSLEPMDLYTMIGDYFIDFSKAFIPEKETPVIVRGWIGDVKMIIPENIPVMIQSNINIGDIRIFDQKTGDINRSLQYKSPGYDEASRKLRIAVQVKIGSIRIDKV, encoded by the coding sequence ATGGGAACGCCTATGAGATACAAGTCAGTTAATCAGATAATCTTCGCGGTAACTTTATCAGCAGTTGGAATTTTGCTTCTCCTTATGAACATAGGTGTCATTTCCTTGGAAATAAAAGAGGTATTTGTCGTAATTTACCCCTTTATTCTATTGGCTGCAGGATGTCATTATCTGCTGTCATATTTGTTGAAGAAAAGCCGGAGCGGAATGTTTCCCGGGTTATTTCTAATAGTATTTTCATTTTTATTAATCCTTGATCGTTTCGAAGTAATTGAATTTAGGTTTATGGAAATATGGAAACTCTGGCCCCTTTTTCTTATTTTTATCGGGATTAATATTTTATTGAAACGAGACCGTTTAAAGATTCATTTTGATCAGGATTTTCCGGCGGATATATATGGAAAAAACAAAGGTGCAGCGGAGAAGAAGATTATTAATATCTCAAAATACGAAAGCCCGCAGCCGCTTAAAAATATAAGAGGTTTTTCGATTGGTGATGTGGATTTTAAACAGCCAAATTGGTCTTTGGAGCCAATGGATTTATATACAATGATCGGTGATTATTTTATTGATTTCAGCAAGGCCTTCATCCCGGAGAAAGAGACACCTGTCATTGTAAGAGGGTGGATTGGGGATGTAAAAATGATTATCCCTGAAAACATTCCGGTGATGATCCAGTCAAATATTAATATAGGAGACATTCGCATTTTTGATCAAAAGACAGGTGACATTAACCGCAGTCTTCAATATAAGTCGCCCGGTTACGATGAAGCATCAAGAAAGCTGAGAATCGCTGTACAAGTAAAAATTGGATCCATCCGGATCGACAAAGTATAG
- a CDS encoding phosphatase PAP2 family protein gives MHKSKWANFFLAVSAAVFLYFLASVNIGKSLIFDRYFSEFFTGLFSENTHPFFEAMDSLGDKAGVGIITLAFLLLLLFKYRNYEAMASVVFAVAAGNEVNKWLKEAIGRPRPDQEHLVDVASLSFPSGHAMIGMILYTVIAYFIINELKSKSAKWMTAILAGIWIFLMGISRIVMGVHYPSDIAAGFAAGYIWVFISISIYAALKSMFRRKSHQRESA, from the coding sequence ATGCATAAATCTAAATGGGCAAACTTTTTCCTGGCTGTATCAGCAGCAGTTTTTCTTTATTTTTTGGCTTCTGTTAATATCGGAAAATCACTAATATTTGATCGTTATTTTTCGGAATTTTTTACAGGTTTGTTTTCAGAAAACACTCATCCATTTTTTGAAGCCATGGACAGTTTAGGGGATAAAGCCGGTGTTGGAATCATCACATTGGCATTCTTATTGTTACTTTTGTTTAAATATAGGAATTATGAAGCGATGGCATCAGTTGTTTTTGCTGTTGCAGCGGGAAATGAAGTAAATAAGTGGCTTAAAGAGGCAATTGGAAGGCCGCGCCCAGATCAGGAACATCTGGTTGATGTGGCGAGTCTCAGCTTTCCGAGCGGACATGCTATGATTGGGATGATCCTTTATACGGTTATTGCCTATTTTATCATTAACGAATTAAAGTCCAAGTCTGCAAAATGGATGACGGCGATTTTAGCTGGCATTTGGATTTTCTTAATGGGAATCAGCCGGATTGTGATGGGTGTACATTATCCGTCAGATATTGCAGCGGGATTTGCAGCAGGCTATATTTGGGTATTCATTTCAATTTCCATTTACGCGGCACTAAAGTCAATGTTCAGGAGAAAATCACACCAAAGAGAATCGGCATAA
- a CDS encoding M20 family metallopeptidase, which translates to MSETLFKKLESYYDEMVSIRRYLHQNPEVSFKEEKTAHYIKTYYEDLGIEVRGHVGGNGVVAKIHGSKPGKTIALRADFDALPIQDEKDVPYKSLVPGVMHACGHDGHTATLLVLAKALNELRDELEGTYVMIHQHAEEYAPGGAKSMIEDGCLEGVDAIFGTHLWASEPTGKIQYRVGPFMAAADRFEVSIQGKGGHGAQPHKTKDAIVTASQLVVNLQQIVSRKVNPIDSAVVTVGSFVADNAFNVIADRAKLIGTVRTFNEDVRTNIEEEIERIVKGTCYTADSAYDYQFHRGYPAVINHKTETEFLAELAGKIDEVKWVEETEPDMGGEDFAYYLQQVKGTFFFTGAKPENTAENYPHHHPKFDIDEKAMLIAAKTLGTAALNYHSFQESKDSVEVG; encoded by the coding sequence ATGTCCGAAACATTATTTAAAAAACTGGAAAGCTATTACGATGAAATGGTCTCCATCCGCCGCTATCTTCACCAGAACCCCGAAGTATCCTTTAAGGAAGAAAAGACGGCTCACTATATCAAAACCTATTATGAAGATCTGGGTATTGAAGTCCGGGGGCATGTAGGAGGAAATGGAGTTGTTGCTAAAATCCATGGCAGTAAACCAGGAAAAACAATCGCTTTAAGAGCAGATTTTGATGCACTGCCTATCCAAGATGAAAAGGATGTCCCATATAAATCATTGGTACCTGGTGTTATGCATGCTTGCGGACACGATGGACACACAGCAACTTTGCTTGTGCTGGCAAAGGCGCTCAATGAACTTCGGGATGAATTAGAAGGTACATATGTCATGATTCACCAGCACGCCGAGGAATATGCCCCAGGCGGAGCGAAATCGATGATCGAAGATGGCTGCCTTGAGGGAGTCGATGCCATTTTTGGAACTCACCTATGGGCATCCGAACCAACGGGGAAAATTCAATATCGCGTCGGTCCATTTATGGCAGCAGCAGACAGATTTGAAGTTTCCATCCAAGGAAAAGGCGGGCATGGAGCACAGCCTCACAAAACAAAAGATGCGATTGTAACTGCGTCCCAGCTGGTCGTCAATCTTCAGCAAATCGTCAGCAGAAAAGTAAATCCAATAGATTCTGCAGTTGTAACAGTTGGATCCTTCGTAGCTGATAACGCATTTAATGTAATTGCCGATAGAGCAAAATTGATCGGTACCGTCCGCACATTTAACGAGGACGTACGTACCAATATCGAAGAGGAAATTGAGCGCATTGTTAAAGGAACATGCTACACAGCAGACAGCGCCTATGACTATCAGTTCCATAGAGGCTATCCTGCGGTTATTAATCATAAAACAGAAACCGAATTCCTGGCTGAACTTGCAGGGAAGATTGATGAAGTCAAGTGGGTAGAAGAAACAGAGCCTGATATGGGCGGAGAAGATTTCGCTTACTATCTCCAGCAGGTTAAAGGCACCTTCTTCTTTACTGGAGCAAAACCAGAAAACACAGCTGAAAACTATCCGCACCATCATCCAAAGTTTGATATCGATGAAAAAGCCATGCTGATCGCAGCCAAAACATTGGGAACAGCAGCTTTAAACTATCATAGCTTTCAGGAAAGCAAGGATTCTGTTGAGGTAGGATAG
- a CDS encoding EcsC family protein → MREYELKAYHEIEEWKRRINKRSSMLNRLSKKAQTKVNSIIPEKAHQIITDSIKNMVKATLIGSNATTRKKQSAGRGLELMDHMLEEKISTYRKTAAVEGAGTGAGGIFLGLADFPLLLSIKMKFLFEAAALYGFDTNDYEERLFLLHVFQLAFSSDEKRKETLKLIEEWDDRKEALADMDWKVFQQEYRDYIDLVKMLQLVPGIGAAVGAYANYNLLDHLGETAKNAYRLRILKTAPRPD, encoded by the coding sequence ATGAGGGAGTATGAATTAAAAGCATATCACGAAATTGAAGAATGGAAGAGACGAATAAATAAGCGCTCCAGTATGCTGAATCGCCTTTCAAAAAAAGCTCAAACAAAGGTAAATAGTATAATACCCGAAAAAGCTCATCAAATTATTACAGACAGCATAAAAAATATGGTGAAGGCAACCCTGATTGGATCAAATGCAACCACCAGAAAAAAACAATCTGCCGGCCGCGGCCTTGAATTGATGGATCACATGCTTGAAGAGAAGATTTCGACCTACCGCAAAACAGCTGCGGTCGAAGGTGCCGGAACCGGGGCAGGGGGAATTTTCCTTGGCCTGGCTGATTTTCCTTTGCTGCTGAGCATAAAGATGAAATTTCTTTTTGAGGCTGCTGCCCTATATGGATTTGATACAAATGATTATGAAGAGCGCCTGTTTCTCCTTCACGTATTTCAGCTCGCATTTTCCAGTGATGAAAAAAGGAAAGAAACACTGAAGCTTATTGAAGAATGGGATGACCGTAAGGAAGCATTAGCAGACATGGACTGGAAGGTGTTTCAGCAGGAATACCGTGATTATATCGACCTCGTTAAGATGCTCCAGCTGGTGCCCGGTATAGGTGCTGCTGTTGGGGCGTATGCGAACTATAATTTGCTTGACCATTTAGGAGAAACCGCTAAAAATGCTTATCGTCTGCGGATATTAAAGACTGCTCCAAGGCCTGATTAG
- a CDS encoding ABC transporter permease has translation MFNEKQLWKERFGRTVKELSRYLRYIFNGHIVIVMVFLLGTAAFYYQEWIKTLPGHFPAAAVMAIILALLVTYSPIYTFFSEADKIFLLPLEDRLSGYIRRSLAVSFFVHAYILVMGLGVFMPIYARVNDGNFRTFLPFLLILLSLKIINLLIRWKIQYYIETSVHILDACVRYAVNAVFLYFLFSGASPIFMLAAGVLLILLYWFFSMKSRGKGLKWEFLIDQEERRMTSFYRLANMFTDVPKLKDRVKRRKWLDWLLSVIPFKQDATFKNLFVRTFLRSGDYFGLFIRLTFIGAGAIYLISYGMGQILLVPLFMYLTGFQLLPLWNHHQDKLWVNLYPVKGDIKENSFKQLLTSILYVQALLLSLAVLANGGWMASLLSLTLGILFAYVYTHFYIQNRLAGSRA, from the coding sequence ATGTTTAATGAAAAACAATTATGGAAGGAGAGGTTCGGGAGGACAGTCAAAGAGCTTTCCCGCTATCTCCGCTATATTTTTAATGGCCATATTGTCATTGTGATGGTGTTCCTTTTGGGCACTGCCGCTTTTTATTATCAGGAATGGATAAAGACGCTTCCCGGTCATTTTCCTGCTGCAGCGGTAATGGCAATTATTTTAGCTCTTCTGGTTACATACAGCCCGATTTATACATTTTTTTCTGAGGCAGACAAAATTTTTCTTCTGCCGCTTGAAGATAGGCTTTCAGGTTATATTAGGCGTTCGCTGGCAGTAAGCTTTTTTGTGCATGCGTACATCCTCGTAATGGGGCTAGGGGTTTTCATGCCCATATATGCCAGAGTGAATGATGGCAATTTTAGAACGTTTTTACCTTTTCTGCTTATCTTGCTGTCGTTAAAAATTATCAATTTGCTGATCCGCTGGAAGATACAATATTACATCGAAACAAGCGTACATATCCTGGATGCATGTGTGCGTTACGCAGTAAACGCTGTGTTCCTATATTTTCTTTTTAGCGGTGCTTCCCCCATTTTCATGCTGGCGGCAGGCGTGCTCCTGATTCTGCTGTACTGGTTCTTTAGTATGAAATCCAGGGGTAAAGGACTAAAATGGGAGTTTTTAATTGACCAGGAAGAGAGGAGAATGACGTCTTTCTACAGGCTCGCCAATATGTTTACAGATGTTCCAAAGCTGAAAGATCGCGTAAAAAGGCGAAAATGGCTTGATTGGCTGCTATCAGTCATTCCTTTCAAACAGGATGCGACGTTTAAAAACCTTTTTGTCCGAACGTTTCTCCGTTCTGGTGATTACTTCGGTCTATTCATTCGTTTAACGTTCATTGGTGCCGGAGCGATTTATTTAATTTCGTATGGCATGGGACAAATACTGCTTGTACCGCTATTCATGTACTTAACAGGCTTTCAGCTCCTGCCCCTATGGAATCATCATCAGGATAAGCTGTGGGTGAACTTATACCCCGTTAAAGGGGACATAAAGGAGAATTCCTTTAAACAGCTGCTTACAAGCATCCTATATGTTCAGGCACTCCTCTTATCGCTGGCTGTCCTGGCCAATGGCGGCTGGATGGCATCACTGCTGTCTTTGACATTAGGGATTTTATTTGCATATGTATATACTCATTTCTATATTCAGAATCGGCTGGCGGGCAGCCGGGCATAA
- a CDS encoding ABC transporter ATP-binding protein has translation MALLEIKNVTGGYTRNPVLKDVSFDVGENEIVGLIGLNGAGKSTTIKHVIGLMEPKEGEITINGRQFLKDKEGYRKQFTFVPETPILYDELTLEEHLRITAMAYGLPETDYKSRVESLLKEFRMEKRMKWFPAHFSKGMKQKVMIMCAFLVQPSLYIVDEPFVGLDPLGIQSLLDLMKKMKESGAGILMSTHILATAERYCDRFVILHEGKVRAKGTLAELQQQFAMPGATLDDLYIQLTKEEDYV, from the coding sequence ATGGCGCTGCTTGAAATTAAAAACGTTACCGGCGGCTATACAAGAAATCCGGTCTTGAAGGATGTCTCCTTTGATGTGGGAGAAAACGAAATAGTCGGCCTGATTGGCCTTAACGGAGCCGGAAAAAGTACGACCATCAAACATGTAATTGGCTTAATGGAACCGAAGGAAGGCGAAATAACAATCAATGGGAGGCAATTCCTTAAGGATAAGGAAGGGTATCGCAAGCAATTCACCTTTGTTCCGGAAACGCCGATTTTGTATGATGAATTAACACTGGAAGAACATTTGCGTATTACAGCCATGGCATACGGCCTGCCTGAAACAGATTATAAATCAAGAGTGGAATCACTCCTAAAGGAATTCAGAATGGAAAAAAGAATGAAGTGGTTTCCAGCCCATTTTTCTAAAGGGATGAAACAGAAGGTAATGATTATGTGCGCTTTTCTGGTGCAGCCGTCATTATACATTGTTGATGAACCGTTTGTAGGTCTTGACCCGCTGGGCATTCAATCACTTCTTGATTTGATGAAGAAAATGAAAGAAAGCGGGGCAGGTATTCTTATGTCCACCCATATATTGGCAACTGCTGAAAGATATTGTGATCGTTTTGTGATTTTGCATGAAGGAAAAGTGAGGGCGAAGGGAACTTTAGCAGAGCTCCAGCAGCAATTTGCTATGCCGGGAGCTACCCTCGATGATTTATATATCCAGCTCACAAAGGAAGAAGATTATGTTTAA
- a CDS encoding HIT family protein, with the protein MNDCIFCKIINGEIPSAKVFENEHVMAFLDISQVTKGHTLVIPKVHKDNLYEMDAETARSYFEAVPEIARAIKAEFDPIGLNLINNNGEHAGQTVFHFHSHLIPRYGEGDGLGVVWKSHQSEYSASDLQEISEAIKKHL; encoded by the coding sequence ATGAACGATTGTATTTTCTGTAAAATAATCAATGGCGAGATTCCTTCAGCCAAAGTTTTCGAAAACGAGCATGTGATGGCGTTTCTGGACATAAGCCAGGTCACTAAAGGGCATACACTTGTCATTCCGAAAGTACATAAAGATAATTTATATGAAATGGATGCGGAAACAGCCCGCAGCTATTTCGAAGCGGTTCCGGAGATTGCAAGAGCTATCAAGGCTGAATTTGATCCCATTGGTTTGAATTTAATTAATAACAATGGCGAACATGCCGGGCAGACCGTTTTCCACTTTCACTCCCACCTTATTCCCCGCTACGGCGAAGGTGATGGCTTAGGAGTTGTATGGAAATCACATCAATCGGAATATTCAGCGTCCGACCTTCAGGAGATTTCTGAAGCTATAAAAAAACATTTATAA